A region of Pseudomonas putida DNA encodes the following proteins:
- a CDS encoding efflux RND transporter periplasmic adaptor subunit, translating into MRRPSRSVFLAALALLILVALGVWLSQRKEAPAPRTQAAIPVRVVSVAEQDVPRYASAIGSVLSLHSVEIRAQVEGVLTQVLVKEGQWVKEGDLLATLDDRAIRASLDQARAQLGQSQAQIQVAGVDLKRYRLLSTDDGVSKQTLDQQQALVNQLQATVKGNQAAIANAEVQLSYTQIRSPVTGRVGIRNVDPGNLVRSSDTLGLFSVTQIDPIAVEFALPQQMLPTLQSLLKAPTPALVQAYMDADGERSLLGEGHLALIDNQISATTGTVRVKAEFDNKDGRLWPGQLVTLRLRTAMQENALVVPPPVVQRGLDGHFVYRLDGDKVTSVPVKVLYQDSGLNIIAGVKAGDRLVLDGQSRLKPGSRVEVTADAPASSEMADRRSQP; encoded by the coding sequence ATGCGACGTCCGTCCCGTTCTGTCTTCCTCGCCGCGTTGGCGCTGCTCATCCTGGTAGCGCTGGGCGTTTGGCTCAGCCAGCGTAAGGAGGCCCCCGCCCCCCGTACGCAGGCCGCTATTCCGGTGCGCGTGGTCAGCGTCGCCGAGCAGGACGTGCCACGCTATGCCAGCGCCATCGGCTCGGTGCTGTCGCTGCACAGCGTCGAAATCCGCGCACAGGTAGAGGGGGTGTTGACCCAGGTGCTGGTCAAGGAAGGCCAGTGGGTGAAGGAAGGCGACCTGCTCGCGACCCTCGACGACCGCGCCATCCGCGCCAGCCTCGACCAGGCGCGCGCGCAACTCGGGCAGAGCCAGGCGCAGATCCAGGTAGCCGGTGTCGACCTCAAGCGCTATCGCCTGCTGAGCACCGATGACGGGGTGTCAAAGCAGACCCTCGACCAGCAGCAGGCGCTGGTCAACCAGTTGCAGGCCACGGTCAAGGGCAACCAGGCGGCCATCGCCAATGCCGAAGTGCAGCTGTCCTATACGCAGATCCGCTCACCGGTGACCGGCCGGGTCGGCATCCGCAACGTCGACCCCGGCAACCTGGTGCGCAGCAGCGACACCCTGGGCCTGTTCAGTGTGACCCAGATCGACCCCATCGCCGTCGAGTTCGCCCTGCCGCAACAGATGCTGCCCACCCTGCAAAGCCTGCTCAAAGCGCCCACCCCGGCGCTGGTGCAGGCCTACATGGACGCCGACGGTGAACGCAGCCTGCTGGGTGAGGGCCACTTGGCGTTGATCGACAACCAGATTTCCGCGACCACCGGCACGGTGCGGGTCAAGGCCGAGTTCGACAACAAGGACGGGCGCCTGTGGCCCGGCCAACTGGTCACCCTTCGCTTGCGCACCGCCATGCAAGAGAACGCCCTGGTGGTACCGCCGCCGGTGGTGCAGCGCGGTCTCGACGGCCATTTCGTCTACCGCCTGGACGGTGACAAGGTCACCAGCGTGCCGGTCAAGGTGCTGTACCAGGACAGCGGGCTGAACATCATCGCCGGGGTCAAGGCGGGTGATCGCCTGGTGCTCGATGGCCAGTCGCGGCTCAAGCCGGGCTCGCGGGTAGAGGTCACCGCCGATGCGCCCGCCTCTTCGGAAATGGCCGACCGTCGGAGCCAGCCATGA